In the Dermochelys coriacea isolate rDerCor1 chromosome 25, rDerCor1.pri.v4, whole genome shotgun sequence genome, one interval contains:
- the LOC119848489 gene encoding E3 ubiquitin-protein ligase ZNRF4-like, giving the protein MWSLLWMPLCLITVFLLLEAPMAEVFVYVVYKQNSTCIDFRAISACLGPPIPKEGLRGYLIEAAPVNACHSIRGPPAGSNSSAAFIALISRYDCPLGVKILHAQQAGYQAAIVHNVNSEKLVTMVTNVEEIRQKVGIPSVFTGESASKQLRRVMDSEKVIHVTLVVPEHYHNPCWDNAKFSIGDTARQYWDLQFGYCSKHMISLFIREFGMAIGMIVCTLLVVGCMRWCWKRQKITMSMFKTGDKYVTCVICMAEYEEGDQLKILPCSHVYHGTCIDSWLLIQPQCKTCPVCKQQVTVAK; this is encoded by the coding sequence ATGTGGTCTCTGCTGTGGATGCCTCTCTGCCTGATCACTGTATTCCTGCTCTTAGAAGCGCCCATGGCTGAAGTCTTTGTTTACGTGGTCTACAAGCAGAACTCCACCTGCATAGATTTTAGAGCGATATCTGCATGCCTGGGGCCTCCTATCCCGAAAGAGGGCCTGAGGGGTTATCTGATTGAGGCAGCACCTGTAAATGCCTGTCACTCTATCAGAGGTCCACCAGCAGGCAGCAATTCCTCGGCAGCCTTCATCGCACTCATAAGTAGGTATGACTGCCCTCTGGGGGTTAAGATCCTTCATGCTCAGCAAGCAGGCTATCAAGCTGCTATTGTCCACAATGTGAACTCAGAGAAACTGGTGACAATGGTGACTAATGTTGAAGAGATCAGGCAGAAGGTTGGAATTCCTTCCGTCTTCACCGGGGAATCAGCCTCCAAGCAGCTAAGAAGGGTTATGGACTCTGAAAAAGTCATTCATGTTACTCTAGTGGTACCTGAACATTATCATAATCCCTGCTGGGACAATGCAAAGTTCTCCATCGGGGACACTGCTAGGCAGTACTGGGATCTCCAGTTTGGATATTGCTCCAAACACATGATTTCTCTTTTCATCCGGGAGTTTGGCATGGCAATCGGCATGATCGTGTGCACCCTGCTGGTTGTGGGCTGCATGAGATGGTGTTGGAAGAGGCAGAAAATAACCATGAGCATGTTCAAAACGGGAGACAAATATGTTACATGTGTGATCTGCATGGCCGAGTATGAAGAAggagaccagctgaagatcctcccTTGTTCTCATGTCTATCATGGCACGTGCATAGACTCATGGCTCCTCATCCAGCCCCAATGTAAGACTTGTCCAGTATGCAAACAGCAAGTGACTGTTGCCAAATAG